acgtgggcttcagttgttgtggcatgcgggctctagagtgcaggctcagtagttgtggcacacgggctcagtttcttcgcagcatgtgggatcttcccggaccagggctcgaacccgtgtcccctgcattggcaggcggacttccaaccactgcgccaccagggaagccaaaaaAATCCCAATTTTCAATGTGAGTTTCAGGATGTGGCAGAAGTGAAGGGAAGAGGTGGATAAGGATAGGAGGAAAAGAGCTAAAAATTGAGTGCAAAGAAACAGGGAACTTTCTGAGTCTGGGAGAGTAGTCTAGATGGAGGGCCAGCCACTGGACTAGCAGACAGAAGCCACAGGTCAGAATGAGACTGAGGATCAgagaccaaagaggaaatcaaggagTAAGAAGCTAAGGATACAGGTTCTGCAGACATTGATTCCACAGATATTTATGAAACACCTCCTAGGtcctaggcactgttctaagtgctgaaGTTTCCACAGAAGAGAAGACAGGCAAAACATTCCTATCTTCATGAGGCTTATGTTTTCAACATGGATTCAAATTCAACCTCTGCCACTTATTAATGTGTCCTCAGCAAGATCCTATCCTTTCTTCATCTATGGAATGGTATAATCATGGAGAGATGCActgtgttcatgggttggaagagtCAACATAGTAGATATCAGTTCTCCCCAAGTTGCTCTCTAAGTTTAATGAAATATCACAAAAttcaagttgttttttaaaaaaaaacagacaaacttaTTCTAAACTTTACGTGGGAATGGGAAAGCCCTAAAATAGTCAAAACTGTAAACATCTCAAATGTCCTTCGGTGGTGAATGTGGTACATTCatatcatggaatactactcaatgaaaaggaaaataccatcaatacatgcaacaacttggataaaacgcaagggaggggcttccctggtggcgaaattgttaagaatccgcctcccaatgcaggggacatgggttcgagccctggtccgggaagatcccacatgccgcagagcaactaagcccgtgcgccacaactactgagcctgtgtgcccaaactactgaagcccatgcgcctagagcccgtgctccacagcaagagaagccacgacaatgagaagcccgcgcaccgcaacaaagagtagctctgctcgctgcagctagagaaaacctgctcgcagcaacggagacccaacacagtcaaaaatcaaataaataaataaataaatttattaaaaaaaaaaaaagcgcaagggaatcacaacattgtaaagcaactataccccaataaaaaaataaaaacagaaaaaaaactcaAGGGAATGATGCTGAGTTTAAAAAGCCATTCTCAGAGAacttctgtatgattccattcacagAACATTTGTTGTTTCATAACATAtgaagatggagaacagattagtgattgccaggggttagggatgggggagggggcaggtagAAAGATTGGCTGTAACTATAAAGGGTTACTATGAGAGAATCTTGAGTTGGTGGTACAGTTCTGtatattgattgtggtgatagttacaCAAAGGTACACATTTGGTAACATTGCctagaactacacacacacacacgcacacacacaggatGAGTGCATATGTAACTGGTAAAATCTGAACAAACTGTGGATCGTATCAATGTCAGTTTCTTGCTTTGGATGTTGTACTGTAATTATGCAAGATGTTTCTTGGGGGAACCAGTGCAGGAGATTGTTTTTGCATATTTATTGGCAATTTCCTATAAATTTATAATCATATCAAAATAAAACgtttaaaaacacaataaaaatttaaatggtatAATAATCCCTATGGTGGTTATGAGAAGTAAATATACAACTTATTAAAGTATCTGGCACACAATAGATGCACAATAAATGGCAGCTCCAACTTCCTATCCCAACCAGATTGCTTGACTTGCTCTAGCTTGTCCTTGACTTGCTCTAGCTTGCGAGCAAATAAGTGGGTACTCTTGAGTGAGGGGCAAGAAAGAGTTATCCATTTGCAGGACCAGGAAGTCCGAATGCCTCAAGCTTCGGCCTAATTGTGGGTGAGATGGCATGGGGGGATGGAGAGGACGCACATTTCCTCATGCAAGAGAAAGAGAGGCCAACACATTGATTAGAATGCTTTGGCAGATGTTTATATACACAATTTACCATTTAGTCGGAGTCCTGTTCAGAGATACAGTAAAAACTGAGAAGGTCcacagtttttttcccttcatccaTTCCTCTTAACTCTTGTCATTCcatctaacttttttttaaatttttattttatattggggtatagttgattaaccATGTTGTGTATtgaactttaatttaaaaaaaaaaaactaaatgcttaaaatcttttaaagcctTCTCTGTACATGTGATGGAAAATCCTGATTCCTTTCCACAACCTAGGAGCCCTGCATGGTCTAGCCCCTGCCAACCTTTCTAATGAAACACCCTTTCAGCTTCTAGAATCCAGCCACAACTGTCTCCTTTCAGCTCCTCCAACGTGCCAGGCTCCTGATCTGAGCCTTCACATATGCTGTTCCCTGAGCCTGGAACACTCAACACAACCCTAATCCCAGGCTGACCCACCCCACCCTTTAGATGGCAGGTCCTTCCCACCGTATTGGTCTTAGCTTAAATATTAATCTACTTATATAATAGATGCCTCCAAGACAACCTATCTCAGTACTTTTCCTCTGAGACCCactctgtaattttctatttcttctgtttctataCCTTCTTTGCCCCATACAAGTTGCAAATATgcataatatatgtgtatatggagaaataaataattatcaaatatgtataaaacaaatatatgtatatacacatatcctcTTGATTATTATTTATTACCCCACTAGATTGTAATATAGATGAGGGCAGAGGCCACATCTGGTTGTGTCACTTCCATGTGCTGAACAGCTCAGAAAGTACCAGAAACACAGTAAGTGCTCGATACAAAAGTCACAAATATCTGACTGATCATCTTTCTTTGAATCCATGATTGTTGCACATTACCTGGGCAGAaagctgttggattttgtttttctcttctcttcttcctattcattcattcaacagcatTTACTGGCACCTACTTCATAGCAGGCATTTGTACTGGTCACTGGGAATATAGTGATAAAAAAAGCTATGATCTCTGGCCTCATGGAGCTTGTATTATAGTTAGAGAGAAAGATGATTAAACATGTAATAACTGTAAAGCAGGAAAAGTTCTATAATAGGGGTATATTGGGGACTGAGAGAACAGAGAGGATAAGAATTTCTTCACTGTCCTTTGTGCAGTTCTCAGAGTTCACTGTGTGCTACCCACTGGAAGGGACTGAGCTAGTACCAGCCTTTCAAGGAATTTAAATCAGAGAAACCAGCTAGATCACTGTGATTGAGGTCATGATTCAAAGAGATCCCTTGTCTACCATGGTATCAAAGGACTTGTCCTGGATGTCATTCTCCTTTATCACACTGGCATGTGGTGATGCTCTATCTGACACAGAATATAGACTCCAAAAGAGCAGGACTTTGTCTTATTCAATGAGGTATCCTTAATGCCAGGGACTGAGCcaagcacacagtagatgctctataaatatttgttgaataactgaatgaaaTTACACATCGGAAGACCAAGGCTTAGAGAGGTCAGgtgttttcccaaggtcacaggggAAGAGGGTGATAAATCTCATCCTAATTCTACTAATTCTAATTGCTACTGAGGGACTTTTGTTCTCCATTGTTTAAAGATCAAGGATCAGACACCCCCATGTCCCACTCCCAGATAGGTGGCAAAGAGCCCAAGGCCAGGATCACATTGACACAAACCTTCCAGCCCTGTTCCCTAAGTTCCCCTGGAAGGTAGAGCCTCATGTCTGGGGAAGGGTCATTTCTAACCTAGGCTACACAGTTGTACATTTCTTCTCTCACAGCTCTACGCAAGGGTTCAGATCTGGAAAAAGCCATCGCCACTGCCGCTATGATTTTCAGAAACTTTTCTGACCCTGATGGTAAACTTGGGAAAGCTACTGCCAAAAATCTACTGCAAACCCAATTTAGGAATTTCACAGAGGTAAGAGAACTAACAGGTACCAAGAAACAGGGGCCCACGCCATAACGGCTGGCCTGAAGAGTCAACAACTCCAGCTCAGAGGCACCATTATGTTgcttcattccacaaatgtttattggaCACCTACCCTATGCCAGGAAGTGACCTGAGCACTGGGGTTAATGCAGTGAACAAGCTAACAATGCAGCAGAATAGAGAGATGTGCTGAAAAAGTAATTAGAAATAGAGAACCGTGAAAGAGTAGAACATGCAGTGAGAGAATAAAACAGAGGGACCATCTTGGGCTTGGTGGTCAAAAAAGAGCTCCTGGGAAATTAAGGTATAGCTAAGATCTGAAGAACGAGCTCAAGAGTGAGCAGGGACTGGGGGCGGGGTGCGTGCGGCATGAGAGTGATGGCATTCCCAGCAGAGGATTTGGCATAAAGCGTGTCAAAGACCTACGAGGGCCAGTAAGTATTGGTGAGAAGAGAGACGGAAGTAGGAAGCAGTGGAAGAGGAGGCCGAGGAGGTGGAGAGAAGCCACTTCTTACAGAGGCATAGTGTGAGGGCAGGAGGAAGCCAGGGAAGTTTCTAAATCCAGGTCAAAGAAATTACACCAGCTGCAGTAGGAGATGAGACTGGTTGGGATGGGGAGTGAAACAAAGGAAAGGGGAACTGTGGGGAAGGAATCCAAACAAAAGATGTTGGTTTGGACTAAGGTGGCAAATATGGGAGGCATCTGGAAGGTGGAATGAACGGGATCTGATAACCATGAAGGCTGAAGAACAAGGGGGGACAAATAATGATACCTCGGTTCTGACTGTGGGAAGAAGTGGGTGGTGGTCCCATTTCCAGAGAAGAGGAAGGCTGGAGAATAAGCAGAtttgaggtggggtgggaggtgggggcaggtgaTGAGTTCTGTTAGCACGTGTCAAGTTTAAGATGTCCTTGAAACTGTCAAGTGGAGAAACTCGGACAGCAACAGGATACGTGAGCAGGAAGGTCAGAATAGAGATCTGTAACAGTGAGAGTGAGCCATATGAACATGGTTACTGAACAGAAGGGAGTGACCTAAACCGTCTAGAGGCATCTTTCTCAAACCTCAGCCACATGAATACCATCTTCAATATTTTCCGCATATCTGCCTATAGCCTGTATTATAATTTACTTAGAACTTGTTAAGAGAACACtctacttaaattattttataaggaGCCTTGATcaccattttaaatgtaaattcagtGGGTAAAAGTGAAAGGTAGTAAAAAAAATATAGATGACTGTTcattcttatttaatatttattcttgcATCACCTAAAATTGTGTTACATTCTACCGGCAGTACATGTTCAAACTTTGGAAAATACTAGCCTAGGGAAAATGCATAAGAAAAAAGGAGGGCCTCACACAGAACCTAAACCACCAACATTTAATGGTAGATTGAGCaagaaaaaacttaaaagtaAACAGTCTCTCAGGTTCTATGTGTATTCTGAGACGGTTAAAAGAGAAGTATTATAGTTCCtttaagatataaatatatacggTTTTAGCCTACCACAGTTAAATAAGGTGCCACCCACTGGGGGAATCTGGGTCAAGGGTACAACTTCCCGTGAATCTATGATTGTTTCAAAAGAGTGTGTGTGAAatcggcttttttttttaattccacaagtaagtgattttttttaaagcctgtttCATAGAAACAGTGactagattggtggttgccaggagctagggggaggggaaagtggcATGGTATAGGTCAGAGGGTGCAAATTTCCAATTTTAAGAAGAATAAGTTCTGAGgctctaatgcacagcatggtgactatagctagTAATACGGTACTGCATGCTTGAAGGTCACTGAGGTAGATCTTGGGCATTCtccccacacacacgcacacacacacacacaagttaactctgtgaggtgatggatgtgttaattatcttgatcttggtaatcattccACAACGCATGTGTATTAAACcatcacactgtacactttaaatatatacaattatatttgtcaattattccaTAATAAAGTTAAAAAGGAGTGTgtgcagcaagatcctttttgagccacctcctagacaaacagaaataaaagcaaaaataaacaaatgggacctaatgaaacttcaaagcttttgcacagcaaaggaaaccataaacaagacgaaaagacaaccctcagaatgggagaaaatatttgcaaatgaagcaactgacaaaggattaatctccaaaatttacaggcagctcatgcagctcaatatcaaaaaaacaaacaacccaaaccaaaaatgggcagaagacctaaatagacatttctccaaagaagacttacagattgccagcaaatacatgaaaggctgctcaacatcactaatcgtcagagaaatgcaaatcaaaattacaatgaggtatcacctcacaccagtcagaatggccatcatcaaaaaatctacaaacaataaatgctggagagggtgtggagaaaagggaaccctcttgcactgttggtgggaatgtaaattgatacagccactacagagaacagtatggaggttccttaaaaaactaaaaatagaactgccatatgacccagcaatccctctactgggcatataccctgagaaaaccataattcaaaaagagtcatgtaccacaatgttcactgcagcactatttacaatagccaggacatggaagcaacctaagtgtccactgacagatgaatggataaagaagatgtggcacatatatacaatggaatattactcagccataaaaagaaatgaaactgagttatttgtagtgaggtggatggacttagagactgtcatacagagtgaagtaagtcagaaggagaaaaataaatactgtatgctaacacatatatatggaatctaaaaaaaaaaaagtggttctgaagaacataggggcaggagaggaataaagacgcagacatagagaatgggcttgaggacgtggggagggggaagggtaagctgagacgaagtgagagagtggcatggacttatatatactaccaaatgtaaaacagatagctagtgggaagcagctgcatagcacaagatcagctcggtgctttgtgaccacctagaggggagggatagggagggtgggagggagacgcaagagggaggagatatggggatatatgtatatgtatagctgattcactttgttataaagcagaaagtaacacaccattgtgaagcaattatactccaataaagatgttaaaaaattaattaattaaaataaattttttaaaaaaggagtgtgtgcgtgtgtgtgtgtgtgcctgtgagtgtgaaagagagagagagagaaagagacaagacacagaaaaagactggaaagaaatgTTAATAATAGTAAGCTATCTTTGGGTAACGGGGTAAAGGGTTATTTTTACATActcttattttttctaaatgtccAATATTAAACACAtatcatttttgaaataatttttttaagaaaagctgtTTTTTCAGCCAGAAACATCAGGCAGAATTAGACAAGAGATCCAAAGTTCTGGGGAGTCTTTACAGAGAGGGTGGGAGAACAAATCCTGTATCACCGGCTTACATCAGAGGCCGAAAGAAATGACAGATcctagagagaaaaagaatgctGCGCGTACCTGGCAAAACCTCAGCGAGCTTTTAACAAGCGTGAAGATGAGGACCTAGTAGACGGATCATCCTGGTGTGATGCACCATCCCTCTGAGGACATCAgaggaaaagaattaaaaccaAAGTCACCAGGAAAGACACCttcagcctcgtgtccctcagtgtAGGCTAAACCCGGGAAAGGCAGCCGTTCTGGGATCGCTAGCAGCGGACTCAGCCAGACCACGGTGCAATGCCGCCCTCTCCTCCAGATGAGAGCAGAGACTGACTTCAGGGGCCTTGAGGGGACTGCTCGTCCCTGGCAACCTCAGTCTCAGTGGTGATAACTTCCCTCCACTGAGCAGACATGGAGCGTCATGGCAGAATGCTGTCTTGGGGGactgccctggcggtccagcgggtaagactccgcggtcccaatgcagggggcccgggttccatccctggtcggggaactagatcccgcatgcgtgctgcagctaagtccgcatgccacaactaacaagcccgcctgccacagctaagagccggcacagcaaaaataaatttaattaattaattaattagataaAAAAGAATGCCGTCTTGGACCAGCCACCCAGCTCTGCCCCGTGAGAGTCCCTAAGGCAGGTACAGCATAAGAGTCTCCACTGCTAACTGGGCCTTCTCCTAAATCCTCACACAGGGTTCTCTGGTAAACTGAGCCAGACCTTCTGGCTGAGGCCTGGGTCTGAAAGGAATATGTCCTTTCTCATAAGCCTAAACATAATTTGGGGGATCTGATTTAGCCCTCTATAGCCAGTCAGAGATAGTAAAACTGAGGACCTAAAAGCACTGCTAAGAAGATAAAAAGTAAGATGGTGGGTCAGGCCCCAAGAAGTCTGGACCTCCGCCAGCTCCGTGGTCTTAAAATATGCAgcaaaaaagaggaggaagaccTCCAGCCATCTCTGACCTTTGAGCAAAGTGCTTTACGCTAGTAAAgggcttctctctctgtcttatcTCCAGCTCTTCCtggagggagacagacacaggTCCTTTCACCCTCACTGGTAGGTGTGACCTCTTGAGGAACAGCCTAGAGAAACATGAAAGGTCTAAGCCTGTAAGAGGAAGGTATCATCACTCTTAAAGTGCCTTAGTCATTGCTGTGATGGCTTTTTTTGCAGCCAGCACATGGATGAGTGTTTGGGGTTAAACTAAATGCAGTGAATCAAATGACCTTAACGTTTTTGATGCACTTGGGAAGATATGTCACGAGCTATGGCTGGAACTGAAAATCCCCTCCATTTAGGTGTTTTCACATGTTTTCCTTCACTCTGTTGCTGAGGACTATGAAGTTGGGTTTGATTCATGATCAAACTTAGGGCTGAACAATCTTCCACAGcacatattttcttttagcaTATTTTATTCCATATTTCTGGATAATCTTATGCTCAGTGGAGCACATAGTGGATACCTCCAATAACAAAGGGATTGTACTCTGAAACCATAACAGTATCTGTATCTGTAGAGAAGTGAGGTAGCAGTTGAGTGTGGGCTCCAGAATCAGGTAGCCAATGCGCTGAATCCTGGTTCCACACTCATGGCTGCCTAGCTTGGGGCAAATCACTTCATTCTCACTGAGTCTCTGGCATTGCCTCTGTAGGGTGGGAAAATAATAGTTCATATTCAATAAGGTCACTGTGAGCACTCAGTGAGATAACCCATGAAAAGATTTAATACAGCGCTCAACTAGTAGCAATGGTAGCAACTTGACGTGTTGTTAATAGCATGTTTACTATTGCGTATTATCTGTAAAACTGAGGTGGCATGATGAatttggtttttttgctttttcttctttatgcttacATGGACAAGAAACCAAACCAAGATACAAAGACCTCCTTTCTGAACTCGACGAACATACAGAAAATAAGCTGGATTTTGAGGATTTCATGATCTTACTGTTAAGCATCACTGTAATGTCAGATTTGCTACAAAATATACGGAGTGTAAAAATTATGCAATAAACAGCTTTAAATATATAGTTAGACAAATTAAGGGCAAAAGACAGTAttaaattattgaattttttttcattttatttttaattaattgaaggTACTGATCATGCACCTGGGGTTGCCTAGGATGGTTCTGATTGCTAATATTCAAACCCAGTGTAACTAAAAAGTCTATgcatactcttcaaaaatgtttaaataatataGTCTCTGGTGCTTTACAATATGATAGATTTGATACCACTGAATATtgcattgcttttgctgcatcaatAGTGTCTTAGAGCACTTTCCTTATAATCATTGAgtccctcattcattcactcattaaacAATGTGTGTTGAACCTCTACTTGATGTTACTGCTGAGGATACAGTAATGAACcagccaatctctgccttcagatATGCCTGCAGAAGTCCAGCAGTAGAGATAGGCTACGAACAATTTATCAATCAATTGCATATACAGTATAATTATAATTGTGATAAGGGCTACAGGATGCTAAAAGAGCTGTTATCACCAGACCTGGGATCAAAGTCAGATAAGCTCTACTGATATTCTGCAAAAGGCAAAACTAGAGCGGTGCTTGCCACGGCTGCAGGTGGGAAATGGAGTTGTCCACAAATAGGCACGAGGGAACTTTTAGGGGGGTTGGGAATGTTCtatagcttgattgtggtgatggttacatgacTGCACACATCTGTCAAGCTCTTAGAACTGCAcactaaaaagggtgaattttactgtatgtgaaTTCTACCTAAATAAATATGACTTAAAACCCCCAAATCccaatatttttgtaatttctggCCATGATTTAACCAACAACTCCT
This genomic interval from Balaenoptera ricei isolate mBalRic1 chromosome 11, mBalRic1.hap2, whole genome shotgun sequence contains the following:
- the SNTN gene encoding sentan, giving the protein MCGCMHSTQDQALHLEGEPNPSAAATSTLAPRTMPRSISISKQLASIKALRKGSDLEKAIATAAMIFRNFSDPDGKLGKATAKNLLQTQFRNFTEGQETKPRYKDLLSELDEHTENKLDFEDFMILLLSITVMSDLLQNIRSVKIMQ